A single window of Myripristis murdjan chromosome 21, fMyrMur1.1, whole genome shotgun sequence DNA harbors:
- the LOC115379900 gene encoding protocadherin-17-like — MRLSVPIFLFLWVKALTLKNLSYSVPEEQGPGTVIGNIAKDAGYGTIERGKKSNFRVLENSAPHLVDVDPESGLIFTKQRIDRETLCRRNPKCQLSMEVFANDKEICMIKIDIQDINDNSPSFPSDHINIDISENAAAGTRFPLTIAHDSDSGENGIKTYQVTRDDYNTFSLDLKVRGDGTIYPELVVQRPLDREDQSHHTLLLTAIDGGEYPRSGSMQINVRVTDSNDNSPVFEKSSYVIEIPENSPPGKVLIDLNATDQDEGSNGQVVYSFTGYASERMQDLFSIDPNTGVIKIQGEIDYEENPIIEFDVQAKDLGPNPIPGHCKITVKVLDKNDNWPIISFVSVRQGAISEAAPPESVIALVRVTDKDSGRNGQLQCRVLGNVPFRLQENNDNFYTLLTDRPLDRELKDEYNVTIVARDNGIPSLNYTKSFTVKILDENDNAPRFTKSVYVLQVPENNIPGEYLGSVLAHDPDIGRNGTVSYSILPSHIGDVSVYTYVSVNPTNGAIYASRSFNYEQTKFFEFKVQAKDAGSPHMESTSTVRVSVLDVNDNLPVIILPLLQNDTAEIPVPRNVGIGYIVATVKAVDHDHGESGHLTYEISEGNDDHLFEMDPVAGEVRTAHALWEEVASVVELVVKVTDHGKPPLSAVAKLIIKANTETATGGGSSASGEQQHWDVSLPLIVTLCIISVMLLAVMTAIAVKSKHQDKETGNYNCRMAEYSNPPVGKGKKKRINKSDIMLVQSEMEERDSASRMNVVSSPSLITSPICFDYQSPLPLTLPRSEVMYLKTTPNSLTVPRAACHSSFAGLSSDTPANRMSVIQTDNFPSEPNYVGSRQPFVQSSTFKDAERASLRDSGHGDSDQADSDQDTNKGSHCDTSAREALKMKATAVNGQPLEQGQDKSVHCTDECRALGHSDRCWMPKLRVGSQADSADNRTNLFIPVGMEAMVETEIYGTISCSSRKTLSTFGKEQRDSTILVANVKPYLKSQRALSPPLQESPSVSSSPTKNSMPQDLPDQESKEEREGGSDSSAYGPPDGQCSPPHTELEEPPYLTCELRPKSLSSSLIHSSVISQECGGSECALDPRDSGN; from the exons ATGCGTCTCTCTGTAcccattttccttttcttatgGGTTAAAGCCCTGACATTGAAAAATCTCAGTTATTCTGTCCCGGAGGAGCAAGGACCTGGCACTGTTATCGGAAATATAGCAAAAGATGCCGGATATGGGACcatagagagagggaaaaaatctaACTTCAGAGTGCTGGAGAATTCTGCACCACATCTGGTGGATGTTGACCCAGAGAGTGGACTTATCTTCACCAAACAAAGGATTGACAGGGAAACGTTATGCAGACGCAACCCAAAGTGCCAGCTCTCTATGGAGGTGTTTGCCAACGACAAGGAAATATGCATGATCAAGATTGATATACAGGACATAAACGACAACTCGCCTAGTTTTCCTTCAGATCacattaatattgatatttcagAAAATGCAGCTGCTGGGACACGTTTCCCTCTGACAATTGCACACGACTCAGATTCTGGGGAAAATGGAATAAAGACCTATCAGGTCACAAGAGATGATTACAATACATTTTCTTTGGATTTAAAAGTGAGGGGTGATGGGACTATATATCCAGAGCTGGTCGTTCAGAGACCTCTGGATAGGGAGGATCAGAGCCATCACACCCTCCTCTTAACAGCAATTGACGGTGGGGAATATCCAAGATCAGGCTCTATGCAAATCAATGTTAGAGTGACTGATTCAAATGACAACAGCccagtttttgaaaaatcttcTTATGTGATAGAGATTCCAGAAAATTCACCACCAGGAAAAGTGCTCATAGATTTGAATGCCACTGACCAAGATGAAGGGAGCAATGGGCAGGTGGTCTATTCCTTTACTGGGTATGCATCAGAAAGAATGCAAGATCTGTTTTCCATTGACCCAAACACCGGCGTCATCAAGATTCAGGGAGAAATTGACTATGAAGAGAATCCCATCATAGAGTTTGATGTGCAGGCTAAGGACCTGGGGCCCAACCCAATACCAGGCCATTGCAAAATTACTGTCAAAGTGCTTGATAAAAATGACAACTGGCCTATAATAAGTTTTGTGTCTGTGCGGCAGGGAGCCATCAGTGAGGCAGCACCTCCAGAATCTGTTATTGCACTAGTCAGAGTAACAGATAAAGATTCTGGCAGAAATGGTCAACTTCAGTGCAGAGTGCTGGGAAATGTTCCCTTCAGACTGCAGGAAAACAATGATAATTTCTACACCCTGCTTACAGACAGACCTTTGGACAGGGAACTGAAAGATGAATACAATGTAACAATTGTAGCCAGAGACAATGGGATCCCTTCCTTGAACTATACTAAGTCATTTACTGTGAAGATCTTGGATGAAAATGACAATGCGCCACGTTTTACCAAGTCAGTGTATGTGCTTCAGGTGCCTGAGAACAACATCCCAGGGGAATATTTAGGCTCTGTTCTGGCCCACGATCCAGATATTGGTCGAAACGGAACAGTGTCGTACTCCATTCTGCCATCACACATCGGAGATGTGTCAGTATACACCTATGTGTCTGTTAATCCCACCAACGGAGCCATATATGCCTCACGGTCTTTTAATTATGAGCAGACTAAATTTTTTGAGTTCAAAGTTCAAGCTAAAGACGCAGGATCTCCTCATATGGAGAGCACCTCTACAGTCAGGGTCAGTGTCCTTGATGTCAACGACAATCTTCCAGTTATTATTCTACCACTGCTACAGAATGATACTGCTGAAATCCCAGTGCCTAGAAATGTAGGCATAGGATACATTGTGGCCACTGTGAAAGCGGTGGACCATGACCACGGAGAAAGTGGCCATTTGACCTATGAGATCTCAGAGGGAAATGATGATCACCTGTTTGAGATGGACCCGGTGGCAGGCGAGGTCAGAACTGCCCACGCTCTTTGGGAGGAGGTAGCCTCAGTGGTTGAGCTGGTGGTGAAGGTAACAGATCATGGCAAGCCCCCCTTGTCTGCTGTTGCTAAGCTGATCATTAAGGCTAACACAGAAACTGCAACAGGAGGGGGCTCCAGTGCAAGTGGGGAACAGCAGCACTGGGATGTATCCCTGCCCCTCATAGTTACCCTCTGCATTATCTCTGTCATGCTCTTAGCAGTCATGACTGCCATTGCTGTCAAGTCCAAGCATCAAGATAAGGAGACTGGGAATTATAACTGCCGCATGGCTGAGTACTCCAATCCTCCAGTGGGGAAGGGCAAAAAGAAAAGGATCAACAAGAGTGACATCATGCTGGTGCAGAGTGAGATGGAGGAAAGAGATTCAGCAAGCCGGATGAATGTGGTGAGCAGCCCCTCTCTCATCACCTCGCCAATCTGTTTCGACTACCAGAGCCCTCTGCCCCTCACCCTGCCCAGGTCGGAGGTCATGTACCTGAAAACCACCCCCAACAGCCTGACAGTCCCCAGGGCAGCTTGCCACTCCAGCTTTGCCGGGCTTAGCTCAGACACTCCAGCAAATAGGATGTCAGTGATACAG ACGGATAATTTTCCCTCAGAGCCCAATTATGTTGGCAGCAGGCAGCCATTTGTTCAAAG ctcaacATTTAAGGATGCAGAACGAGCAAGCCTCCGAGACAGTGGCCATGGTGATAGTGACCAGGCTGATAGTGACCAGGATACTAATAAAGGCTCACACTGCGACACGTCTGCCAGGGAGGCCCTCAAGATGAAAGCAACAGCAGTTAATGGCCAGCCTCTTGAGCAGG GGCAAGACAAATCAGTCCACTGCACTGATGAATGCCGTGCACTGGGACATTCTGACAGATGCTGGATGCCAAAGTTACGGGTAGGAAGCCAAGCAGACAGTGCCGATAATCGCACCAACCTTTTCATCCCTGTGGGAATGGAGGCCATGGTAGAGACAGAGATTTATGGCAccatcagctgcagcagcagaaaaaccCTCAGCACGTTTGGAAAGGAGCAGCGGGACAGTACAATCCTAGTGGCCAATGTCAAACCCTACTTAAAATCCCAGCGTGCACTAAGCCCACCACTGCAGGAGAGTCCATCTGTGTCCAGTAGCCCCACCAAGAATAGTATGCCCCAGGACTTGCCCGACCAAGAGTCCAAAGAAGAGCGGGAGGGCGGTTCAGACAGCAGTGCCTATGGCCCACCAGATGGCCAGTGttcaccaccacacacagaaTTAGAGGAGCCCCCCTACCTGACCTGCGAGCTCAGGCCCAAGTCCCTGTCAAGCAGTCTCATTCACAGCTCTGTCATCAGCCAGGAGTGTGGGGGGTCAGAGTGTGCTCTTGACCCACGGGACTCTGGGAACTGA